One genomic window of Diospyros lotus cultivar Yz01 chromosome 8, ASM1463336v1, whole genome shotgun sequence includes the following:
- the LOC127807593 gene encoding probable jasmonic acid carboxyl methyltransferase 2 isoform X3, whose product MEVMQVLHMNNGEGETSYAKNSTLQRKIISVAKSMVEEAVLAILSENFPESMGIADLGCSSGPNTLILVSEIIDVVHSAACRTGLSPPELRVCLNDLPGNDFNNIFQQLPDFYKKLGQEKGGGFERRCFISGTAGSFYGRLFPSNSLHFVHSSSSLHWLSQVPVGLESNKEEQLNKGKIYISKSSPVSVVEAYASQFKKDFMDFLKSRSEEMVSNGRMVLSFLGRRSADPSSKEGCQHWELLAQALMAMASEGLVEEEKIDSFNAPHYAPSAEEVRMLAETEASFLVDRLEAFEIEWDGGGGGGYNDCAAGERPSKGQLVAKTIRAVVEPMLESHFSKEMDMDDLFRRYAGLVGDYLSVNSANYVNLVFSFVKKD is encoded by the exons ATGGAAGTCATGCAAGTACTTCACATGAACAACGGGGAAGGAGAGACAAGCTACGCAAAGAATTCAACACTCCAG AGGAAGATAATCTCAGTGGCGAAATCAATGGTGGAGGAAGCCGTATTGGCCATCTTGTCCGAAAACTTCCCGGAGAGCATGGGCATTGCCGACCTGGGCTGCTCGTCTGGCCCCAACACCCTCATCCTGGTGTCCGAGATCATCGACGTTGTCCACTCCGCCGCCTGCCGGACGGGACTCTCCCCGCCGGAGCTCAGGGTCTGCCTGAACGACCTTCCGGGCAACGACTTCAACAACATATTCCAGCAGTTGCCGGATTTCTACAAGAAGCTGGGGCAAGAGAAAGGCGGGGGCTTTGAACGACGATGCTTCATCTCCGGAACGGCTGGTTCGTTCTACGGCAGGCTGTTCCCTAGCAACAGCCTTCACTTCGTCCACTCCTCCTCCAGCCTCCATTGGCTGTCtcag gtTCCAGTAGGGCTGGAGAGCAACAAAGAAGAACAGTTAAACAAGGGAAAGATTTATATATCGAAGAGCAGCCCAGTGAGCGTTGTGGAAGCATACGCGTCCCAGTTCAAGAAGGATTTCATGGACTTTCTCAAGTCTCGATCCGAAGAAATGGTTTCTAATGGACGAATGGTTTTGTCTTTCTTGGGCAGAAGATCTGCAGATCCATCAAGTAAAGAGGGTTGCCAACACTGGGAGCTCCTGGCTCAAGCTCTCATGGCCATGGCTTCCGAG GGACTGGTtgaagaggagaagatagacTCATTCAACGCCCCTCACTATGCGCCGAGCGCGGAGGAAGTGAGAATGTTGGCCGAAACAGAAGCTTCGTTTTTGGTGGATCGCTTGGAAGCCTTTGAAATCGAGTGGGATGGAGGAGGCGGCGGAGGCTACAACGACTGTGCCGCAGGGGAAAGGCCGTCGAAAGGCCAGCTGGTGGCGAAGACCATTCGAGCAGTGGTGGAGCCAATGCTGGAATCTCACTTCTCAAAGGAGATGGATATGGACGACTTGTTCCGCCGGTACGCCGGACTCGTCGGCGATTACTTGTCGGTCAACAGTGCCAACTACGTGAATTTGGTCTTCTCCTTCGTTAAAAAGGATTGA